A region from the Halosolutus gelatinilyticus genome encodes:
- a CDS encoding type I 3-dehydroquinate dehydratase yields MPLDFDSFVLAASTADLADADDPVAREHADAVEYRMDLAGDPIAELHAYDGDLPILATNRPDWEGGEYDGDDEARLAALIDATAIDAVDAIDVELEAILDDGIDTDDLLETARDRDVSIVVSAHDFEGTPPRRELVRTLTEASKYGDVAKVAVTAESTADTLALLSATEQLTHHGDAVATMAMGEVGSHTRAVAPVYGSKIGYAPVDPGTATAPGQYDLATLSELVARLR; encoded by the coding sequence ATGCCGCTGGACTTCGACTCGTTCGTTCTCGCCGCCTCGACCGCCGATCTCGCGGACGCCGACGATCCGGTCGCCCGCGAGCACGCCGACGCCGTCGAGTACCGAATGGACCTCGCCGGCGATCCGATCGCCGAACTCCACGCGTACGACGGCGACCTGCCGATCCTGGCGACGAACCGCCCCGACTGGGAGGGCGGCGAGTACGACGGCGACGACGAGGCGCGACTCGCCGCGCTGATCGACGCGACCGCGATCGACGCCGTCGACGCGATCGACGTCGAACTCGAGGCGATCCTCGACGACGGGATCGACACGGACGACCTCCTCGAAACCGCCCGGGATCGAGACGTCTCGATCGTCGTCTCGGCCCACGACTTCGAAGGGACGCCGCCACGTCGGGAACTCGTCCGAACGCTAACGGAAGCGAGCAAGTACGGCGACGTCGCGAAGGTAGCCGTCACCGCGGAGTCGACGGCAGATACCCTCGCGCTGCTCTCGGCGACGGAACAGTTGACCCACCACGGCGACGCCGTCGCGACGATGGCGATGGGCGAGGTCGGGAGCCACACCCGCGCGGTCGCGCCGGTGTACGGCTCGAAGATCGGCTACGCACCCGTCGATCCCGGAACGGCGACCGCTCCGGGGCAGTACGATCTGGCGACGCTCTCCGAGCTGGTCGCCCGCCTCCGCTGA
- a CDS encoding DUF6293 family protein has product MDVVKRVHVVPVGYEFDRILEPIRNQRADLVYLLEDDSADGAMAEYHDELRAELESIVPEVRTVGCDLADVYAVLGEVTTIADVHPDDQVYVNVSGAGTIAAIGATIACMDVSTNAHAYYVEPEQYVHDGTIEPASVGVDEIEEVPTYPIDSPTRDQVAIMEFLSDPAAWEGFHDDRTAPPKKKDLIEYARDRALSFMADRRSPDERSGEDKGAFRVLDTHVLEPLADDGYVTIESVGRRRVVELTERGENAYRAFRHKLIDDAGEAR; this is encoded by the coding sequence ATGGACGTCGTCAAGCGAGTACACGTCGTTCCGGTGGGGTACGAGTTCGATCGAATCCTCGAGCCGATTCGGAATCAGCGAGCCGACCTGGTGTACCTGCTCGAAGACGATAGCGCCGACGGGGCGATGGCGGAGTACCACGACGAGTTGCGCGCCGAACTCGAGTCGATCGTCCCCGAGGTGCGGACCGTGGGCTGTGACCTGGCGGACGTCTACGCCGTCCTCGGCGAGGTGACGACGATCGCCGACGTCCACCCCGACGATCAGGTCTACGTCAACGTCTCTGGGGCGGGAACGATCGCCGCGATCGGCGCGACGATCGCGTGCATGGACGTCTCGACGAACGCACACGCCTACTACGTCGAACCCGAGCAGTACGTGCACGACGGGACGATCGAACCCGCCTCCGTCGGCGTCGACGAGATCGAAGAGGTGCCGACCTACCCGATCGATTCGCCGACGCGCGACCAGGTCGCGATCATGGAGTTCCTGTCCGACCCCGCGGCGTGGGAGGGGTTCCACGACGATCGGACGGCCCCGCCGAAAAAGAAGGATCTCATCGAGTACGCTCGGGACCGCGCCCTCTCCTTTATGGCCGATCGACGCTCGCCCGACGAGCGATCTGGCGAGGACAAGGGCGCGTTCCGCGTGTTGGATACCCACGTCCTCGAGCCGCTCGCCGACGACGGCTATGTCACGATCGAGTCGGTGGGTCGCCGGCGCGTCGTCGAGCTGACCGAGCGGGGCGAAAACGCCTACCGGGCGTTCCGACACAAGCTCATCGACGACGCAGGCGAGGCGCGGTAG
- a CDS encoding purine nucleoside permease translates to MSASDRTPPEPRVPDPDDPVRPSALVLPAVDDPPLNELEPWLDRREIVDAVAVPGTATSLYLTAEGIAVTTTGIGKSDAAATVTALLAAPAIDLESAYVVSAGIAGAATTTAALGSVVVADAIVDWDRKHRWDRQGETPDIAEGKSERDRPIDLLNYRPRDYVWRLDESLVERAIAAGRDVVLREDPATREYQGRYPDAPESGPTVETGTTVCGDEFWHGPRYAREVEWLCEQYGVGPYATTQMEDAATATALERFGLLDRYLSVRAIANYDRSSPGETVEESFDGSEASLALAIDNAERVGSAIVEDLVATDPLGIGAEGTNPTS, encoded by the coding sequence ATGTCTGCGAGCGATCGGACCCCGCCGGAACCGCGGGTTCCCGACCCGGACGATCCCGTGCGACCGTCGGCGCTCGTCCTGCCCGCGGTCGACGACCCGCCGCTGAACGAACTGGAGCCCTGGCTCGATCGCCGCGAAATCGTCGACGCCGTCGCGGTCCCGGGGACGGCGACCTCGCTGTACCTGACCGCGGAGGGGATCGCCGTCACGACGACCGGGATCGGCAAGAGCGACGCGGCCGCGACGGTGACGGCGCTGCTGGCCGCGCCCGCGATCGACCTGGAGTCGGCGTACGTCGTCTCCGCGGGGATCGCCGGCGCCGCGACGACGACGGCAGCACTCGGATCGGTGGTCGTCGCCGACGCGATCGTCGACTGGGACCGGAAGCACCGGTGGGATCGACAGGGCGAGACGCCCGACATCGCCGAGGGGAAAAGCGAGCGGGATCGCCCGATCGATCTCCTGAACTACCGGCCACGGGACTACGTCTGGCGCCTCGACGAGTCGCTCGTCGAGCGGGCGATCGCCGCTGGCCGCGACGTCGTCCTCCGGGAGGATCCGGCCACCCGCGAGTACCAGGGGCGGTACCCGGACGCGCCCGAGTCGGGACCGACCGTGGAGACGGGGACGACGGTCTGCGGCGACGAGTTCTGGCACGGTCCGCGGTACGCCCGAGAGGTCGAGTGGCTGTGCGAGCAGTACGGCGTCGGTCCGTACGCCACGACCCAGATGGAAGACGCCGCGACGGCGACCGCCCTCGAACGCTTCGGCCTGCTCGATCGCTACCTGAGCGTGCGCGCGATCGCCAACTACGATCGGTCGTCGCCGGGCGAGACCGTCGAAGAGAGCTTCGACGGGAGCGAGGCGAGCCTCGCGCTGGCGATCGACAACGCCGAGCGGGTCGGGTCGGCGATCGTCGAGGACCTCGTCGCGACGGATCCGCTCGGAATCGGAGCGGAGGGGACGAACCCGACGAGCTGA
- a CDS encoding poly-gamma-glutamate hydrolase family protein, with protein MPRSRCRTRVLERTETGRLTELLYDDESNDEVLVCAAHGGRIEPGTAEQAIDLAARLPNASCWACLGYDDVCSEFDLWHPPSSAVSPDDYPLLGEVADRGFETVISFHGLEDDRVLVGGAIDEGVKRRVVERFAGAVSDPVEIVADGPYGGVSPANFVNWLAASDRGGLQLEQSARARIREPDAVVSALESLVREDRL; from the coding sequence GTGCCCCGATCGAGGTGTCGAACGCGAGTGCTCGAACGGACCGAGACGGGTCGGCTCACCGAACTGCTGTACGACGACGAGTCGAACGACGAGGTGCTGGTCTGTGCGGCCCACGGCGGCCGGATCGAACCCGGTACCGCGGAACAGGCGATCGACCTCGCAGCTCGGCTCCCGAACGCCAGCTGCTGGGCCTGTCTCGGGTACGACGACGTCTGCAGCGAGTTCGACCTCTGGCATCCGCCCTCGTCGGCCGTCTCGCCCGACGACTATCCGCTGCTCGGCGAGGTCGCCGATCGCGGCTTCGAGACGGTGATCAGTTTTCACGGACTCGAGGACGATCGCGTCCTCGTCGGCGGGGCGATCGACGAGGGGGTCAAGCGACGGGTCGTCGAGCGATTCGCCGGCGCCGTCTCGGACCCCGTCGAGATCGTCGCCGACGGTCCGTACGGCGGCGTCAGCCCGGCGAACTTCGTCAACTGGCTCGCCGCAAGCGATCGAGGCGGGCTGCAACTCGAGCAGAGCGCTCGCGCTCGGATCCGCGAACCCGACGCCGTTGTCTCCGCGCTCGAGTCGCTCGTCCGCGAGGATCGACTCTGA
- a CDS encoding DUF7123 family protein: MAPELTSKQRQILQYLRENAATKTYFKSRLIGKELGMTAKEVGANITALQEGEYDVDIEKWGYSSSTTWKVDV, translated from the coding sequence ATGGCCCCCGAACTCACGAGCAAACAGCGGCAGATTCTTCAGTACCTCCGCGAGAACGCGGCGACGAAGACGTACTTCAAATCGCGGCTGATCGGGAAAGAACTCGGGATGACGGCCAAAGAAGTCGGTGCGAACATCACGGCGCTCCAGGAAGGCGAGTACGACGTCGACATCGAAAAGTGGGGTTACTCCTCCAGTACCACTTGGAAAGTCGACGTTTAA
- a CDS encoding HAD family hydrolase produces the protein MAAYDAICFDLDSTLCEPTQDAETVLERTFDRAGPDRFCTPADLRAAVPALPTAETDREFYENLFTEVAARNGVDPAIAPTLATHYLELQDPTAVRFRPGAEAALEHARDRGRVGLITNGGRETQTKKLRTLGIEDAFDVRVFTEPSAGIFPKPDAAPFEHALSTLGAVPDRAIHVGDSLHADVAGANAVGLDSAWIDAGYDRSAEHEPTYELTSLEAFPEIV, from the coding sequence ATGGCCGCGTACGACGCGATCTGTTTCGACCTCGACAGCACCCTGTGTGAGCCCACGCAGGACGCGGAGACGGTCCTCGAGCGAACGTTCGATCGGGCCGGGCCCGACCGGTTCTGTACGCCCGCGGACCTGCGGGCGGCCGTGCCGGCGCTGCCGACGGCCGAAACCGATCGCGAGTTCTACGAGAACCTCTTCACCGAGGTCGCCGCGCGCAACGGCGTCGATCCGGCGATCGCGCCGACGCTCGCGACACACTACCTCGAGCTGCAGGACCCGACCGCCGTCCGGTTTCGACCCGGGGCCGAAGCCGCCCTCGAGCACGCCCGCGACCGCGGCCGCGTCGGCCTCATCACGAACGGCGGCCGCGAGACGCAGACGAAGAAGCTCCGGACGCTCGGCATCGAGGACGCCTTCGACGTTCGGGTGTTCACCGAGCCCAGCGCCGGCATCTTCCCCAAACCCGACGCAGCCCCCTTCGAACACGCCCTCTCGACGCTCGGAGCGGTTCCCGATCGGGCGATCCACGTCGGCGACTCGCTGCACGCCGACGTCGCCGGCGCGAACGCGGTCGGCCTCGATTCGGCGTGGATCGACGCCGGGTACGACCGATCGGCCGAGCACGAGCCGACGTACGAACTGACGTCGCTTGAAGCGTTTCCGGAGATCGTCTGA
- a CDS encoding DUF7575 domain-containing protein, translated as MTWLRAIAAAILSVIMPGAGHALIREWLRALLFAGVFFTAVAIFMPEAAEQVAAADTIANGMDVVAEETSTTSQFVLSFIALFAAIDAALRAVGFPPGSANQSADGPTCPECGKELDEELAFCHWCTTRLEPPADEEFEPGSDSEAERPTGP; from the coding sequence ATGACGTGGCTCCGCGCGATCGCCGCCGCAATCCTCTCCGTGATCATGCCCGGCGCAGGCCACGCGCTCATCCGGGAGTGGCTTCGCGCCCTGCTGTTCGCCGGCGTATTCTTCACCGCGGTCGCGATCTTCATGCCCGAGGCCGCAGAACAGGTCGCGGCGGCCGATACGATCGCCAACGGGATGGACGTCGTGGCCGAGGAGACCAGTACGACGAGCCAGTTCGTCCTCTCGTTTATCGCGCTGTTCGCGGCGATCGACGCCGCCCTTCGCGCGGTCGGATTTCCGCCTGGTTCGGCGAATCAGTCCGCCGACGGCCCGACCTGTCCCGAGTGCGGAAAGGAACTCGACGAGGAACTGGCGTTCTGTCACTGGTGTACGACCCGGCTCGAACCGCCCGCCGACGAGGAATTCGAACCGGGATCCGACTCGGAAGCCGAGCGTCCGACAGGGCCGTGA
- a CDS encoding winged helix-turn-helix transcriptional regulator — protein sequence MTAPDGVDDSKRATLRRFAALGATAPLARFSETGAAETGESDARDAIAGYLSTTPGAHFSKIRDDLQLGTGETQHHLRQLEDVGAIERYRDGDYKRFVLANRFDEFEKDALGYLRRSTPRGMLIELLLDPEATAGDLADALDVSPPTVSKYAGELEDAGLLSREDGYAVERPETVLLLIVRHADSFGQRAMTLAGNADGYLEYSG from the coding sequence ATGACTGCTCCCGACGGGGTCGACGATAGCAAACGGGCGACCCTCCGCCGATTCGCCGCGCTCGGTGCCACTGCGCCACTCGCTCGATTCTCCGAGACGGGCGCGGCCGAGACCGGCGAAAGCGACGCTCGGGACGCGATCGCCGGCTACCTCTCGACGACGCCCGGCGCGCACTTCTCGAAGATTCGGGACGACCTCCAGCTCGGGACGGGCGAAACCCAACATCACCTCCGCCAGCTCGAGGATGTCGGCGCGATCGAGCGCTACCGGGATGGCGACTACAAGCGGTTCGTGCTCGCGAACCGGTTCGACGAGTTCGAGAAGGACGCGCTCGGCTACCTCCGTCGATCGACCCCGCGCGGGATGTTGATCGAACTCCTCCTCGATCCCGAGGCCACCGCCGGCGACCTCGCTGACGCCCTCGACGTCTCCCCGCCCACCGTCAGCAAGTACGCGGGCGAACTCGAAGACGCGGGGCTCCTCTCGCGCGAGGACGGCTACGCGGTCGAACGGCCCGAGACGGTGTTGCTTCTGATCGTCCGCCACGCAGACTCGTTCGGCCAGCGAGCGATGACGCTCGCCGGAAACGCCGACGGGTATCTCGAATACAGCGGGTGA
- a CDS encoding DUF84 family protein, producing MDVAVGSTNPVKIEAVERTLDRFDPTVTPVAVDPGIPEQPWSIEETVTGAENRARRSLTATDATYGVGLEGGVARLDGAPGLSLIMWAAVTDGDRVERGGGPTLRLPDRVADRLDAGAELGPVMDDFLDTDGVAESEGAAGALTDGLTDRTRALGEAVACAFGPFRTTAYDR from the coding sequence ATGGACGTCGCAGTCGGCAGTACGAACCCCGTCAAGATCGAGGCGGTCGAACGGACGCTCGATCGGTTCGACCCGACCGTCACGCCGGTCGCGGTCGATCCGGGAATTCCGGAACAGCCGTGGTCGATCGAAGAGACGGTGACGGGCGCGGAGAACCGCGCTCGTCGATCCCTGACCGCGACCGACGCGACCTACGGCGTCGGACTCGAGGGCGGCGTCGCTCGACTCGACGGCGCGCCGGGGCTCTCGTTGATCATGTGGGCCGCCGTCACCGACGGCGACCGAGTCGAACGCGGGGGCGGCCCGACCCTCCGGCTCCCCGATCGCGTCGCCGATCGACTCGACGCGGGCGCGGAACTCGGGCCGGTAATGGACGACTTCCTCGACACCGACGGCGTCGCCGAATCCGAAGGGGCGGCGGGCGCGCTCACCGACGGGCTGACCGATCGGACGCGCGCGCTCGGCGAGGCGGTCGCGTGCGCGTTCGGTCCCTTCCGGACGACGGCGTACGATCGGTAG
- a CDS encoding 2-amino-3,7-dideoxy-D-threo-hept-6-ulosonate synthase produces the protein MTTSTGINARLDRIGTDDNYMIIPMDHGLTMGAVKGLKDIESTIDAVTRGGADAVLTQKGIAPRVHENKNGKGYIVHLNGSTTIGPDENDKRLTGTVEEAVRVGADAVSFHINVGSTYEPDQLAQLSEVTADAERLGVPVLAMAYARGPGVDSTDPEALGHAVRLAEEVGADIVKTGYSGDAESFQHVVESTRLPVVIAGGSKGTDRETVEMVRGVMDAGGAGISMGRSIFQHDDPEAIATAVSGITHDDLSTDEALTKAGLAIEA, from the coding sequence ATGACTACATCGACAGGAATCAACGCCCGACTCGATCGCATCGGCACAGACGACAACTACATGATAATCCCCATGGACCACGGCCTTACGATGGGCGCCGTGAAGGGGCTCAAGGACATCGAATCGACGATCGACGCCGTCACCCGCGGCGGCGCGGACGCCGTTCTCACGCAGAAAGGAATCGCACCCCGCGTCCACGAGAACAAAAACGGCAAGGGGTACATCGTCCACCTCAACGGCTCGACGACGATCGGCCCCGACGAGAACGACAAGCGGCTGACGGGCACCGTCGAGGAGGCCGTCCGGGTCGGCGCCGACGCCGTCTCCTTTCACATCAACGTCGGCTCGACCTACGAACCGGATCAGCTCGCGCAACTCTCCGAGGTCACCGCTGACGCGGAACGGCTCGGCGTGCCCGTACTCGCCATGGCCTACGCCCGCGGTCCCGGCGTCGACTCGACGGACCCGGAGGCGCTCGGCCACGCGGTTCGCCTCGCCGAGGAAGTCGGCGCCGACATCGTCAAGACGGGCTACAGCGGCGACGCCGAGAGCTTCCAGCACGTCGTCGAGTCGACCCGGCTGCCGGTCGTCATCGCCGGCGGCTCGAAGGGCACCGATCGCGAGACGGTCGAGATGGTCCGCGGCGTGATGGACGCCGGCGGCGCCGGCATCTCGATGGGCCGGTCGATCTTCCAGCACGACGATCCCGAAGCGATCGCGACCGCGGTGTCGGGGATCACCCACGACGACCTCTCGACCGACGAGGCGCTGACAAAAGCCGGACTGGCGATCGAAGCCTGA
- a CDS encoding SprT-like domain-containing protein, producing MTDGAYTLEDEIVARARIHAREVVAECDLAVDLDALAWTVSARARRRAGACRWHPDREAATIVLARRAYEAYDWPEFAAVVRHELVHAWEFQRFGDSGHGPRFRERAAALDAPRHCRTFSEPRYVLRCRDDACGWRASRHRASKPVKAPDRYRCGSCGGFYEVEHVASGRTWTSASGYGGAKAALDDEW from the coding sequence GTGACCGACGGCGCGTACACGCTCGAAGACGAGATCGTCGCCCGGGCGCGGATCCACGCCCGCGAGGTCGTCGCCGAGTGCGACCTCGCCGTCGACCTCGATGCGCTGGCGTGGACGGTCTCCGCTCGGGCCCGTCGTCGCGCGGGGGCGTGCCGCTGGCACCCCGACCGCGAGGCGGCGACGATCGTCCTTGCCCGCCGGGCCTACGAGGCCTACGACTGGCCGGAGTTCGCGGCGGTCGTCAGGCACGAACTCGTCCACGCCTGGGAGTTCCAGCGCTTCGGCGACTCCGGCCACGGCCCGCGGTTTCGCGAGCGGGCCGCGGCGCTCGACGCGCCGCGACACTGCCGAACGTTTTCGGAGCCGCGGTACGTCCTCCGCTGTCGCGACGACGCCTGTGGCTGGCGCGCGAGTCGCCACCGCGCGTCGAAGCCAGTGAAGGCGCCCGATCGATACCGGTGCGGTTCCTGCGGCGGGTTCTACGAGGTCGAACACGTCGCGAGCGGGCGGACGTGGACGAGCGCGAGCGGCTACGGCGGCGCGAAAGCGGCGCTCGACGACGAGTGGTGA
- a CDS encoding transcription initiation factor IIB, which yields MTSTRSNTRVRRTERETTDETAEQEADSLACPECTGNLIVDDEHGETVCEDCGLVVEEDSVDRGPEWRAFDAAEKNEKSRVGAPTTNTMHDKGLSTNIDWRNKDAYGNSLGSRQREKMQRLRKWNERFRTRDSKERNLKQALGEIDRMASALGLPTNVRETASVIYRRALEEDLLPGRSIEGVSTSCVYAAARQAGVPRSLDEIADVSRVEKNEIARTYRYVVRELGLEVQPADPESYVPRFASGLELSDEAEHRARSLLQNAKEKGVHSGKSPVGLAAAAVYAAALLTNEKTTQAAVSDVADISEVTIRNRYHELLEAEETLGVA from the coding sequence ATGACAAGCACACGATCGAACACCAGAGTACGACGTACCGAACGAGAAACGACCGACGAAACCGCCGAACAGGAAGCCGACAGCCTCGCCTGTCCGGAGTGTACGGGTAACCTCATCGTCGACGACGAGCACGGCGAAACCGTCTGTGAGGACTGCGGCCTCGTCGTCGAGGAAGACTCCGTCGACCGCGGGCCGGAGTGGCGCGCGTTCGACGCCGCCGAGAAGAACGAGAAGTCCCGCGTGGGCGCGCCCACGACGAACACGATGCACGACAAGGGACTCTCGACCAACATCGACTGGCGGAACAAGGACGCCTACGGTAACTCCCTCGGATCGCGCCAGCGCGAGAAGATGCAGCGCCTGCGCAAGTGGAACGAGCGCTTTCGCACCCGAGACTCCAAGGAGCGCAACCTCAAACAGGCACTGGGCGAGATCGATCGGATGGCGAGCGCGCTCGGCCTGCCGACGAACGTCCGCGAGACCGCTTCGGTGATCTACCGCCGCGCGCTCGAGGAGGATCTTCTGCCCGGCCGATCGATCGAGGGCGTCTCGACGTCCTGCGTCTACGCGGCCGCGCGCCAGGCCGGCGTCCCGCGCAGCCTCGACGAGATCGCGGACGTATCGCGCGTCGAGAAAAACGAGATCGCCCGCACGTACCGCTACGTGGTCCGGGAACTCGGCCTCGAAGTCCAGCCGGCCGATCCCGAGAGCTACGTGCCGCGGTTCGCCTCCGGACTCGAACTCTCCGACGAAGCCGAACACCGCGCCCGATCGCTGCTCCAGAACGCAAAGGAGAAGGGCGTCCACAGCGGCAAGTCGCCGGTCGGCCTCGCCGCCGCCGCGGTCTACGCCGCCGCGTTGCTGACCAACGAGAAGACCACCCAGGCCGCCGTCAGCGACGTCGCCGACATCTCCGAAGTGACGATCCGAAACCGCTACCACGAACTCCTCGAAGCCGAGGAGACGCTGGGCGTCGCGTAA
- a CDS encoding 3-dehydroquinate synthase II — MTRTVWIKADDAVGDWDDRRARITAALEAGADWILVDEGDVERVRELGDINVAAFRTDGDVTLVDDAEGDGADPATAADAIVVGKEGEGDGTVDLPEDFSGSADLSTLRRDGDLDRGAYVRILGREYETFAETAAEEADHTIVVGEDWTIIPLENLIARIGEETDLVAGVTSAAEAKTAFETLEIGADAVLLDADDPDEIRGTVEVRDEAERESLDLEYAEVLAVEQVGSADRVCVDTGTLLEHDEGMLVGSMARGLVFVHAETAESPYVASRPFRVNAGAVHAYVRTPDGGTKYLSELQSGDEVQVVDTAGNTREAIVGRVKIEKRPMFRVALEAEDGDRVETLLQNAETIKVATSEGRTAVTDLEAGDELLLFYEDTARHFGEAVEESIIEK, encoded by the coding sequence ATGACGAGAACTGTCTGGATCAAAGCCGACGACGCCGTCGGCGACTGGGACGACCGCCGGGCGCGGATCACCGCCGCGCTCGAAGCGGGTGCAGACTGGATACTGGTCGACGAGGGGGACGTTGAGCGCGTCCGCGAACTCGGCGACATCAACGTCGCGGCGTTTCGCACCGACGGGGACGTCACGCTGGTCGACGACGCCGAGGGCGACGGCGCCGACCCGGCCACGGCGGCGGATGCGATCGTCGTCGGCAAGGAGGGCGAAGGCGACGGGACGGTCGACCTCCCGGAGGATTTCTCCGGCTCCGCGGATCTCTCGACGCTCCGTCGCGACGGTGACCTCGACCGGGGCGCGTACGTGCGCATCCTCGGCAGGGAGTACGAGACGTTCGCCGAGACGGCCGCCGAGGAGGCGGACCACACGATCGTCGTCGGCGAGGACTGGACGATCATCCCGCTCGAGAACCTGATCGCGCGGATCGGCGAGGAGACCGATCTCGTTGCAGGCGTAACGAGCGCCGCCGAGGCGAAAACCGCGTTCGAGACCCTCGAGATCGGCGCCGACGCCGTCCTGCTCGACGCCGACGATCCCGACGAGATCCGGGGGACCGTCGAGGTGCGAGACGAGGCCGAGCGCGAATCGCTCGACCTCGAGTACGCCGAGGTGCTGGCCGTCGAGCAGGTCGGCAGCGCCGATCGGGTCTGCGTCGATACGGGCACTCTGCTCGAACACGACGAGGGGATGCTCGTCGGCTCGATGGCCCGCGGCCTCGTCTTCGTCCACGCGGAGACCGCCGAATCGCCGTACGTCGCCTCGCGTCCGTTCCGGGTCAACGCGGGCGCCGTTCACGCCTACGTCCGCACGCCCGACGGCGGCACGAAGTACCTCTCGGAACTGCAAAGCGGCGACGAGGTCCAGGTCGTCGACACCGCCGGTAACACCCGCGAGGCGATCGTCGGCCGGGTCAAGATCGAGAAGCGACCGATGTTCCGGGTCGCCTTAGAGGCCGAGGACGGCGATCGGGTCGAGACGCTGCTCCAGAACGCCGAGACGATCAAGGTCGCCACGAGCGAGGGTCGCACCGCCGTGACCGACCTCGAAGCCGGCGACGAACTCCTGTTGTTCTACGAGGACACGGCCCGCCACTTCGGCGAGGCCGTCGAGGAGAGCATCATCGAAAAGTAG
- a CDS encoding SPFH domain-containing protein, translating into MELLPMQTTGAAVLIIGALVLVVVIAALLSAIEIVDAYEKRALTVFGEYRKLLEPGINIVPPFVSNTYRFDMRTQTLDVPRQEAITRDNSPVTADAVVYIKVMDAKKAFLEVDNYKTAVSNLAQTTLRAVLGDMELDDTLNKRQEINARIRQELDEPTDEWGIRVESVEVREVNPSKDVQRAMEQQTSAERRRRAMILEAQGERRSAVEKAEGDKQSQIIRAQGEKQSQILEAQGDAISTVLRARSAESMGERAIIDKGMDALTEIGQSESTTFVLPQELSSMVGRYGKHLTGSDVADGDDQLESLEFDEETRELIGLDDIAEIIGEIDQEADMDVEAMEQEAQAIKEGKEPADIADPNEVIEEMDQDFQGQTDGGSDAVVGDTDESNERN; encoded by the coding sequence ATGGAACTACTCCCCATGCAGACTACCGGTGCTGCGGTGCTGATCATCGGTGCCCTCGTACTCGTCGTCGTCATCGCCGCGCTCCTCAGCGCGATCGAGATCGTCGACGCGTACGAGAAACGCGCCCTGACCGTCTTCGGCGAGTACCGGAAACTCCTCGAGCCGGGGATCAACATCGTCCCGCCGTTCGTCTCGAACACCTATCGGTTCGACATGCGAACGCAGACGCTGGACGTCCCCCGACAGGAGGCGATCACGCGGGACAACTCGCCCGTCACGGCCGACGCCGTCGTCTACATCAAAGTGATGGACGCGAAGAAGGCGTTCCTCGAGGTCGACAACTACAAGACCGCCGTCTCGAATCTCGCTCAGACGACCCTGCGGGCCGTGCTGGGTGACATGGAACTCGACGACACCCTCAACAAGCGCCAGGAAATCAACGCGCGCATCCGCCAGGAACTCGACGAACCCACCGACGAGTGGGGGATCCGCGTCGAGAGCGTCGAAGTGCGCGAAGTGAATCCCTCGAAGGACGTCCAGCGCGCGATGGAGCAACAGACCTCCGCCGAGCGCAGACGGCGGGCGATGATCCTCGAAGCGCAGGGTGAACGCCGCAGCGCCGTCGAGAAGGCCGAGGGTGACAAGCAGAGCCAGATCATCCGCGCCCAGGGTGAGAAACAGAGTCAGATCCTCGAAGCCCAGGGTGACGCCATTTCGACCGTGCTTCGCGCGCGATCCGCCGAGTCGATGGGCGAGCGGGCGATCATCGACAAAGGGATGGACGCGCTGACCGAGATCGGCCAGAGCGAGTCGACGACGTTCGTGCTCCCGCAGGAACTGTCCTCGATGGTCGGGCGGTACGGCAAACACCTGACCGGCAGCGACGTCGCGGACGGCGACGACCAACTCGAGAGCCTCGAGTTCGACGAGGAGACCCGCGAACTGATCGGCCTCGACGATATCGCCGAGATCATCGGCGAGATCGACCAGGAGGCCGACATGGACGTCGAGGCGATGGAACAGGAGGCCCAGGCCATCAAGGAAGGAAAGGAGCCGGCGGATATCGCCGACCCGAACGAAGTAATCGAGGAGATGGACCAGGACTTCCAGGGGCAGACGGACGGCGGCTCCGACGCGGTGGTCGGCGACACTGACGAATCGAACGAGCGTAACTGA